The nucleotide window GCAAAGGAAATCGCTTGCACAGACTGTTAGGACCAAGGTCCCAAGCATCGTGAGAGATCCTCGCAAGATTCGCAGATAAACCCGCATAAATCACGCTCTGCGCAAGAATCGTGCGTCTTTGGTTACTCCTATGTAACGTTTACCGCCACGTTTTGCACCGGGCGCAAGACAAACCTAGGGTTTTGATAACTAGTGCGCCGCCATGGTTACAAGCCGTGTGGCGCCAACCCTTTGCACAGGAGGAATTTTGAAGAGATCCCGCATGGGCCTGAGCGCCCTCGCGCTAATTTCGGTGAGCGCTTTGGCGCTGGCCGGCTGCGCGTCATCGAGTGACGACGCTGCCGCACCGGAGACCGACTCGTCGGCCATCGTCACCACCAACGGCAGCGAGCCGCAGAACCCGCTGATCCCGACCAACACCACCGAGACCGGTGGCGGCAAGATCACGACCTCGCTGTTCGCCGGCCTGGTTTCGTACAACGCCGACGGATCGACCGCCAACGAGGTCGCCAAGTCGATCGAGTCCGACGACGCGACCAACTGGACCGTCACCCTGAACGACGGCTGGACCTTCACCAACGGTGAAGCAGTCACCTCTTCTTCCTTCGTCGACGCCTGGAACTACGGCGCGCTCTTCAGCAACGCCCAGAGCGCCTCCTACTTCTTCGACGACATCGCCGGCTTCAGCTACGACGCCGACTCCGAGCTCACCGGCCTGAAGGTCGTCGACGACACCACCTTCACCGTCGAGCTGTCCTCCCCTGAGGCCGACTGGCCGCTGCGCCTGGGCTACACGGCCTTCATGCCGCTGCCGAGCGTCGCGTTCGAAGACATGGACGCTTTCGGCGAGAACCCCATCGGTAACGGCCCGTACATGCTGGCCGAAGAGGGTGCCTGGGTCCACGACGAGGGCATCAACCTCATCACCAACCCGGACTACGACGGCGTGCGCAAGCCCGTCAACGGTGGCCTCGACATCGTCTTCTACGCCACGCTGGACGCCGCATACGCGGATGCCCAGGGCGGCAACCTCGACGTGCTGGACGCCGTTCCGGACTCCGCATTCGAGACCTACGCAGATGAGTTCGGCGACCGTTCGGTCAACCAGCCGGCCGCTATCTTCCAGGCATTCAACATGCCGTACTACCTCGAGCACTGGAGCGGCGACGAGGGCAAGCTGCGTCGTGCAGCCATCTCGATGTCGATCGACCGCGCTGAGATCACCGACGTCATCTTCCAGGGCACTCGTACCCCGGCGACCGACTTCACCTCCCCGGTCATCGACGGCTACTCCGACGCCCTCGACGGCGCCGACGTCCTCGAGTACAACCCCGACGAAGCCGTGAAGCTGTGGAAGGAAGCCGACGCGATCTCCCCGTACGGAGACACCACGTTCGACATCGCGTACAACTCCGACGGTGGCCACCAGGCCTGGGTCGACGCTGTGACCAACAGCATCAAGAACACCCTGGGCATCAACGCCGTCGGCAAGCCGTACCCGACCTTCGCTGCGGCGCTGGAAGACCGTTCCGCCGAGAAGCTGACCGGTGCCACCCGCGCCGGATGGCAGGCCGACTACCCGTCCCTGTACAACTTCCTCGCGCCGCTGTACAAGACCGGTGCCGGATCGAACTACGAGGGCTACAGCAGCACCGAATTCGACACCCTGCTCGAAGAGGGTGCCGCGGCCGAGAACGTTGAAGACGCAACCGCGAAGTACCAGGCGGCTCAGGAAGTCCTGCTCAAGGACCTCCCGACCATCCCGCTGTGGTACTCCAACGTTGTGGGCGTCTGGTCCGAGAGCGTCAATGACGTTGTCTTCGGCTGGGATTCCGTTCCGCTGTACTACCAGATCACCAAGGGTTAATACCTAGTTCCAACCGCAGTGCAATGTCCGGGGCGTCAAGCCCCGGACATTGCACTGACTAGACTCATTCAGTGATTGCGACCCTCATGCATAAAAGATTTACGGAGCTCACCTGATGCTGTGGTACACAGGCAGGCGCATCCTCCAGATGATCCCCGTCTTCTTCGGGGCGACATTCTTGATCTACTTCATGGTCTTCTCCCTCCCGGGTGACCCGATCGCGGCGCTCTACGGTGACCACCCGCCGTCGCCAGGTGTACTCGAGCAGATTCGGGCCCAGTACAACCTGGACAAGCCCTTCATCGTGCAGTACCTCATCTACATCGGCCACTTCTTCCAGGGCGACCTCGGCACGACCTACTCAGGTCGCGCCGTCGGTGATGTGATGGCCTCCGCCTTCCCCATCACCTTCCGCCTCGCCATGCTGGCCCTGGCCTTCGAAGCCTTCTTCGGCATCATCGTCGGCCTCATCGCCGGCCTCCGTAAGGGCAAGTGGTTCGACGCCAGCGCCCTCGTCGTGAGTCTGCTGCTGATCAGCGTGCCGACCTTCGTGGTCGGCTTCATCCTGCGGCTGGTCTTCGGTGTGCAACTGGGCTGGTTCAGAACCACCGTGAGCGGCGCAGCCCCCTGGGGCGAGCTCGTGCTCCCGGCCATCGTGCTGGCGTCCGTCTCGTTCGCCTACATCGTGCGCCTCACCCGCGCCAGCGTTGCCGACAATCTCAATGCCGATTTTGTTCGCACCGCAACCGCCAAGGGACTCTCGCGTCGCCGCGTCGTCACCGTTCACGTGCTGCGCAACTCGCTCGTGCCCGTCGTCACCTTCCTCGGTGTCGACCTCGGTTCACTCATGGTCGGCGCGATCGTCACCGAGGGAATCTTCAACATCAACGGTGTCGGTGGCACGGTCTTCAAGGCCATCAGGCTCGGTGAGAGCACCACTGTGGTGTCGTTCATCGCCGTCATGGTCGTGATCTTCGTCGTCGCCAACCTGCTTGTCGACCTGCTGTACGCAGCTCTGGACCCAAGGATTCGTTATGCCAAATAAGCCTGGCCAGGCCCACTTCGTCGCTGCACTGGAGGACACCCCGGTAGCCGCAGTCGACCGCCTCGACGAGAACGAGAAGGCGCGCAGCACCTGGGCGGATGCCTGGGACTCGATGCGCCGCCGTCCCACGTTCTGGATCTCAGCGGCGCTGATCCTCCTGATCGTGGTGGTGGCGCTGTTCCCCACCCTGTTCACCCAGGTCGATCCGCGCCAGTGCGTGCTCGGCAACAGCAACGGCGACCCGGAGGCCGGACACCCGTTCGGTTTCAACCGCCAGGGCTGCGATGTCTACTCGCGCACCATCTGGGGCACCCAGGCGTCGCTCACCGTCGGGCTCCTCGCCGCCAGCATCGTCACGCTGTTCGGCATCATCGTGGGCGCCCTCGCGGGCTACTACGGCGGCTGGCTCGATGCGATCGTCTCCCGCATCGGCGACATCTTCTTCGCCATCCCCACCGTGCTCGGCGCCATCGTGCTGATGTCGGTGCTGCCGACCGCAACGCCCACCTCGGTGGCCTTCGTGCTCTCGGTGTTCGCCTGGCCGCAGATCGCCCGCATCATGCGCGGCGCCGTGCTGTCGGCGTCGAACTCCGACTACGTGATGGCCTCGACCGCCCTCGGCGTGTCGAAGTTCCGCATCCTGCTGCGCCACGTGGTGCCCAACGCGATCGCCCCCGTGATCGTGATCGCCACCGTCTCACTCGGCACGTTCATCGTGGCCGAGGCGACGCTGTCGTTCCTGGGTATCGGGCTTCCGCCGAGCGTGATGTCGTGGGGTAACGACATCGGCACGGCCCAGACCTCCATTGTCACCAGCCCGCAGGTGCTCCTGTACCCCGCGGCCGCCCTGTCCATCACGGTGCTCGCGTTCCTGATGCTCGGCGACATTCTGCGCGATGCGCTTGACCCGACGGCGAGGGCGACTCGATGAGCCAGACACTCCTAGACACCATCCCGGAGGGGATCGAGAACGAAGAGCAGCCGCTGCTGCAGATCCGTAACCTCGAGGTCGCCTTCCGCACCCAGCGCGGACTCGTTCCCGCCGTGCGTGGCGTCGACCTCACCCTGTACGCCGGCCAGACCCTGGCGATCGTGGGGGAGTCCGGTTCGGGCAAGACCACCACCGCCCAGGCGATCATCGACCTGCTCCCCGGGGCCGGCAAGGTCACCGGCGGTCAGGTGCTGTTCGAGGGCCGCGACCTCACCAAGTTGAACGCCAAAGAGATCCAGGCGGTGCGCGGAAACCTGATCGGCTACGTGCCGCAGGACCCGATGTCGAACCTCAACCCGGTGTGGAACATCGGCTTCCAGGTCGAAGAAGCCATCAAGGCCAACGGTCTCGCCCAGGGCAAGGAAGCGCGCGCCCGCACAATCCAGGTTCTGCAGGAGGCCGGCCTCAGCGACGCTGCGGATCGCCTCAAGCAGTACCCGCACCAGTTCTCCGGCGGTATGCGCCAGCGCGTACTGATCGGCATCGGCCTCTCCGCCCGGCCCAAGCTGCTCATCGCCGACGAGCCCACCTCGGCGCTCGACGTCACCGTGCAGCGCCAGATCCTCGATCACCTCGGCACCCTCACCCGCGACTACGGCACCAGCGTTCTGTTCATCACGCACGACCTCGGCCTGGCCGCGGAGCGTGCGGAGCAGCTCGTGGTGATGTACAAGGGCAGGGTCGTCGAATCCGGTCCGTCCCAGGAGATCCTCGCCAACCCGCAGCACCCGTACACGCAGCGCCTGGTGTCCGCGGCGCCGAGCCTGGCCTCCCGCCGCATCCAGTCGGCCAAGCACTCCGGCTCAGACGACGCCGAGATCTTCGGCGGCGGCTCGCTCGACGACACCCTCGTCGCGCGTGCGGCCGAGCGGGAGAACGCGGCCCCGGTCAAGGACCTGATCTCGGTCAAGGACATCTCCAAGGTGTACCGGATCCGCAAGAAGGGCCTGCGCACCGACGAGCTCCGCGCCGTCGACGGCGTGTCTTTCGGCATCCAGAAGGGCACCACAACGGCCCTGGTGGGCGAGTCCGGTTCGGGCAAGTCCACTGTCGCCAAGCTCATCCTGCAGCTGGAGAGCATCACCAGTGGCGCGATCGAGTTCGACGGCCAGGATGTCGCCGGCCTCAAGGGCAAGGACCTGCTGAAGTTCCGCCGCCGGGTGCAGCCGGTCTTCCAGGACCCGTACGGCTCCCTCGACCCGCAGTACAACGTGGGCAACACGATCGCCGAGCCCCTGCTGGCGCACGGCGTCGGCACGAGCAAGGAACGCCAGGACCGGGTCAAGGAGCTGCTCGAGCAGGTCTCCCTGCCGTGGGCGTCCCGGTACCGCTACCCGAGCGAGCTGTCCGGTGGCCAGCGCCAGCGCATCGCCATCGCGCGGGCGCTCGCTCTCAAGCCCGACGTGCTCGTGCTCGACGAGGCCGTATCGGCCCTCGACGTGCTCGTGCAGGGCCAGGTGCTGAACCTGCTCACCGAGCTGCAGACCGAGCTCGGCCTGACCTACCTCTTCATCACCCACGACCTCGCTGTGGTGCGGCTCGTCGCCGACAACGTGTGCGTGATGCAGAAGGGCCGGATTGTGGAGGCAGCGTCGACCGACGATGTCTTCGACAGCCCGAAGCAGGCCTACACGCAGGAACTGCTCGCCGCCATCCCCGGCGGCAACTTCGAGTTCGGCCGCTAGGCACGCATTCGATAGGACTGCCCCTCGGCCTGTGGCCGGGGGGCAGTGCTCGTCAGGGAGGGAACCGACGATGCAGAAGGCGGCACGGGGCCGGCCGGCCGGCGTCACCCTGCGTGCCCGCGCCTCGGTGCTCGTCGGTATCGCCCTGCTCGCCCTGGCGGCTCTGCTGCTCGCTGACGCGCTCCTCCGCGGCCGCTGGGACGTGGCCGTGCTCTCCCTGCCCGCCCTGGGCCTGGTGGCTTGCCTGGCCGTCGAGGTGTTCCTGCGCCCGGGCATCCGCGTGCACCACGGCGGTATCACCGTGATCAACCCGCTGCACACCGTCGAGGTTCCCTGGTCGCAGGTGGCCGGGGTGACCACCCGGTTCCTGGTGTCCATCGAGACCGTGGGTGGCGGGCGCATCCGCAGTTGGGGCGCGCCGTCTGCCGCCCGCAGCCGACCGACGCGGGCACGCTCGGTCGACTCGACCGACGCGGATGCCGGCGGCTGGCTGCGCCCCTCGTCGCCGCACCGGGTGATTGAGTCGTATGTCGCTCAATTCGGGTCGTCTGCACTGCCGGCGGTCGTCGGCGCCCCTGGCGCCGCGCCGCGCCGCCGCTGGCACACGACGACGGCCGGCGTGGCCGGCGCGCTCGTGCTCGTCGCCGTGTTCCAGCTCCTCATCGGCGGCTGACCACTGCTCAGATGAGCGCACGTTTCGGTGGTCTCGGCCCATATTCATAAGGATTTCGTGCTAAATCCTAGAAATTCCGGCTGATTCACGCGAATTACGAGTTTCCTGCGAAAGTGCCGTCAACGCTCGCCTAGGCTCTCTCCAACACCTGCTGAGCACCGGAGCTCTGATCGCTAAGTGCTTCTCCTGGGGGAGCTGAGGGGGAACATCGTGAAGCGCACCACCCTGTTTTTCGAGTTGACTGCCACCGAGCCTGTCGGCACTGCTGGGAGCGCTCCGAGTAAGGGTTCGCTACCCGGCCAGCGACGGGTGGCCGGACTCTAGAAGCCGTTCGAGCACCGACATGGTCTTCTACACCCTGCGGCGATTCGTCAACTACTTCATCCTCTCGGCTATCGCCACCTGCCTGGCCTACGTCGTCGCCAGCCTCGCGCTGGACCCCGCCGCCAAGTACTACGGACGCAACCCGCAGCCCAGCGCCCACGTGATCGAGAGCATCCTGAACGGCCTCGGTGTGAACCCCGACGTGCCCGTGCTCGTTCGGCTGTGGAACTGGATCGTCAACCTGGTCACCCAGGGCTCGCTCGGCGAGACCGTTGGCGGCAAGTCCGTCGTCGCCGAGATCGTCACCCGATCCGGCGTCAGCCTGCAGCTGCTCCTGCTCGGCTCCATCATCGGAGCTATCCTCGGCGTCGTCCTCGGCGTCTGGGGGGCCGTGAAGCAGTACTCGCTCAGCGACCAGACCGTCACCTACGGCTCGTACCTGGTCTTCGCCACCCCCACGTTCGTGATCGGCGTGCTCCTCATGATCGGCGCGACCGTGCTCAATGGAGTGGTCGGCCAGCAACTGATCACCTTCACCGGGTCGTACTCGGCCGGCCTCACCGGCTCCTGGTGGGACCTGCTGGTGGACAGGGGCGTGCACCTGTTGCTGCCGACCATCGCCCTGGTACTCACGGGCGCGGCCAGCTACTCCCGCTACCAGCGCAGTGTGATGCTCGATGTGCTCGCCTCCGACTACATCCGCACCGCCCGTTCCAAGGGCCGCTCGCGCAACTCGGCGCTGGTGCGCCACGGGGTGCGGGTGGCGCTCATCCCGATGTCCACATTCTTCGCCTACAGCTTCGGCACCCTCGTCTCCGGGTCGATCATGCTCGAGATCGTGTTCTCCTTCCACGGCATGGGCGAGTTCACCCTGCAGGCCATCACCCAGAGCGACATCAACGCCGTTGCCGGCTCCACGCTGTTCCTGGCCGTGCTCGTGCTGTTCTCCTCCACCCTGTCCGAAATTCTCTACGCAGCACTCGACCCCCGGGTGAGGAACTGACATGTCGATCGTCGAAGGCGCCAGCGCCACCCTCGTGACCGGGCCGGAGCCCGAGGCCACCCCGGTTGCGCTCGCCCGCAAACCGCTCTCCAGGGGCCGCCTGATCTGGAACCGCCTCGTGCACACCCCGCGATTCTGGATCGGTGCCGTCGCGATGGCGTTCATCGTTCTCTGGGCCGTGTTCGGCCCCATGCTCTACCCGGTGGACGCCTTCAGTCGCGACCCGCTCAACATGGGCATGGGCCCCACCCAGCTGCACTGGTTCGGCACCAACAACATCGGCCAGGACATCTACGCGCAGACGCTTATCGGCCTGCAGAAATCGCTGGTGATCGGCCTGATCGCCGGGCCGCTCGGCACTCTCATCGCGGCCGTGGTCGGCTCGGTGGCCGGCTATGTCGGCGGTCTGGTCGACGGCGTGCTGGTCTGGCTGATCAACCTGCTGCTCGTGCTGCCGTCGTTCATCCTGCTCGTCATCCTCAGTCCGCTGTTCGAAGACCTCTCCTGGGTGTTCCTCACGGTCTTCCTGGCCGGATTCAGCTGGATGATCATGGCCCAGGTGATCCGGTCGCAGACCCGGTCGCTGCGCGGCCGCGACTTCGTCAAGGCGGCCAGGTACATGGGCGTGCCGATGCCCACCATCCTGGCCAGGCACATCATCCCCAATGTGGCTTCGCTGCTGATCATCGACGCGACCCTCGGCGTGGTGGCCATGATCATGGCCGAGACCAGCCTGAGCTACTTCGGTTTCGGCATCCGCGCCCCCGACGTGTCGCTGGGCACCCTGCTCTCGGAGGGCACCGCCGCCGCGGTGACCCGACCCTGGCTCTTCGTCTTCCCGGCGGGCGTGCTCATCGCCACTCTCTTCGCCGTCAGCCTGATCGGGGACGCCTTGCGCGACGCCGTCGACCCCACCTCGGGAGTGAACCGTGACTGATTTCCTGACCGCGGCCGCCGATGCCGGCCGTGTGAGCGGCCGCACCCCGTTGCTGCGGGTGCGGAACCTCTCCGTGACCTTCCCGCAGCGCAGCGGCCCGGCCGTCAACGCCGTGCGCGGCATCAGCTACGACGTGCACGAGGGCGAGTTCCTCGGCATCGTCGGCGAATCCGGCTCGGGTAAATCGGTGTCGTCGCTGGCACTGATGGGGCTGCTGCCGAGCTCGGCGCAGGTGTCCGGCAGCATCGACTTCGACGGCCACAAGCTGCTGGAGATGAACGACCGCCAGCTCTCCGGCCTGCGCGGCCGCGATCTCTCGATGATCTTCCAGGACCCGCTCTCCGCGCTCACCCCCGTGTACACGGTCGGCGACCAGATCGCCGAAGCCCTGCTGCTGCACGACGCGGCACTGAGCAAGCAGGCGGCACGTGCCCGAGCCGTTGAACTGCTCAAGGTGGTGGGCATCCCCGCCCCCGAACGCCGCGCCAAGGCGTTCCCGCACGAGTTCTCCGGCGGCATGCGCCAGCGCGCGATGATCGCCATGTCGATCGCCAACGACCCCAAGCTCATCGTCGCCGACGAGCCGACCACGGCCCTTGACGTCACGATCCAGGCCCAGATCCTCGAAGTGCTCGAGAAGGCCAAGGAGCTCACCGGCGCCGCCGTGGTGCTGATCACTCACGACCTCGGGGTCGTCGCCGGTCACGCCGACCGCATCGCCGTGATGTACGCGGGCAACCTCGTGGAGAACGGCAGCACGGCCGATGTCTTCAGCGAGCCGCACATGCCGTACTCGATCGGGCTGCTGCGCTCCGTGCCCAATATGCAGACGGCCGGCACTCAACGGCTGGTTCCGCTCGAGGGCCGGCCACCGTCGCTCACCGCCCTGCCGCCCGGATGCCCGTTCGCGGCCAGGTGCCCGATCGCACTCGACGTGTGCAGTGAGGTGGAACCGCTCCTCGCCGTGCACGGCGAGTCCGCCGCCGACGTGGCCGTGCCCGGCCTCGAGCTCGCGCCCGATCCGACCCTGGACGGCCATGTGGCCGCCTGCCACCGGGCCGGCGAGATCGCGTCGGGCCGTCTCACCCGGGCCGACGTCTTCCCGCGCCCGGCGCCGCTGGAGATGCAGCACGCCGCGACGCGAGAGACCCAGGTACCGGTGCTCACCGTCACGGGCCTCAAACGGCACTTCCCGCTCACCAACGGGGGACTCTTCTCCCGGCGGATCGGCACGGTGCGGGCCGTCGATGGCGTCTCGTTCTCGATCCAGCCCGGCCAGACCCTGGGCCTGGTCGGCGAGTCCGGCTGCGGCAAGTCGACCACCATCCTCGAGATCCTCGAGATGACCACGCCGCAGGCCGGGCAGATCCTCATCGACGGCACCGACATCGGCACGGCCAGCCGGGCCGAGCGCCTGAAGTTGCGTAAAGACGTTCAGATCGTCTTCCAGGACCCGATGGCCGCCATCGACCCGCGTCTGCCGATCGGCGAGGTGATCGGCGAACCCCTCACTGTGCACGGAGTCGGCCGCGCCGAGCGACGGGCCCGGGTGCAGGAGCTGCTCGATCTGGTCGGGCTCGACCCGCAGATGGCCGACCGCTATCCGCACGAATTCTCCGGTGGTCAGCGCCAACGCATCGGCATCGCCAGGGCCCTGGCCACGAACCCGCGCCTGGTTGTGCTCGACGAGCCGGTCTCCGCCCTCGACGTGTCGATCCAGGCCGGCGTGATCAACCTGCTCGAAGACCTCAAGGAGCAACTGGGGCTGTCCTACCTCTTCGTGGCCCATGACCTCGCCATCGTGCGGCAGATCGCCGACACCGTTGCCGTCATGTACCTGGGCCGCATCGTGGAGTACGGGCCGGTGGCCGAGGTGTTCTCGCACCCGCGGCATCCGTACACGCAGGCGCTCATCTCGGCGGCGCCGATCCCCGACCCCGAGATCGAGCGCAGCCGCACCCGGGTGCTGCTCGAGGGCGACCTGCCCAGCCCCACCGAGGAGATCACCGGCTGCAACTTCCGCACCCGGTGCCCGCTGTACCGGCTGCTCGACCCGGCCGCGCAATCCCTATGCGCCACCGACGACCCGCCGCTGGTCACCCACGACGGCGTCGACGCCGCCTGCCACCACGTGGACCGCAACCAGATCGTCGACTCGGCACTCGCGCTCACCCCCTGACCATTCCGCCCCACCAACCCGGCACAGCAAGCACGGCCCTCACCAAGAAGAGAAGGAAACCCTATGCGTCGTAGAAACACCGCATTCGCGGCAGTCGCCGTTCTGAGTGCGTCTGCCCTACTGCTCACAGCCTGCGCGCCAGGCAACACCGCCACCGATTCGCCGAGCGACGGCGCCACTGAGGAACTGCCCAGCACCGCGTGGACGGTCGCGGACGCGGCCGACGTGGAAGACGGCGGCACCCTGAACCTGGCCATCAACGCCATGCCGGTGAACTGGAACACTTTCGAAGTCGACGGCAACGAGGTCGACACTGTGAATACCGTTGAGCCCACCTGGGGCGGTCCGATCGAGATCGCCGAGGACGGCACGGCCGTGGTCAACCCCGACTATGCGGTTTCCGCCGAGGTCATCGCCGACGACCCGCAGGTCGTGGAGATCAAGCTGAACCCGGATGCGGTCTGGGAAGACGGCACACCCATCACCTACAAGGACTAC belongs to Cryobacterium sp. SO2 and includes:
- a CDS encoding ABC transporter substrate-binding protein — protein: MKRSRMGLSALALISVSALALAGCASSSDDAAAPETDSSAIVTTNGSEPQNPLIPTNTTETGGGKITTSLFAGLVSYNADGSTANEVAKSIESDDATNWTVTLNDGWTFTNGEAVTSSSFVDAWNYGALFSNAQSASYFFDDIAGFSYDADSELTGLKVVDDTTFTVELSSPEADWPLRLGYTAFMPLPSVAFEDMDAFGENPIGNGPYMLAEEGAWVHDEGINLITNPDYDGVRKPVNGGLDIVFYATLDAAYADAQGGNLDVLDAVPDSAFETYADEFGDRSVNQPAAIFQAFNMPYYLEHWSGDEGKLRRAAISMSIDRAEITDVIFQGTRTPATDFTSPVIDGYSDALDGADVLEYNPDEAVKLWKEADAISPYGDTTFDIAYNSDGGHQAWVDAVTNSIKNTLGINAVGKPYPTFAAALEDRSAEKLTGATRAGWQADYPSLYNFLAPLYKTGAGSNYEGYSSTEFDTLLEEGAAAENVEDATAKYQAAQEVLLKDLPTIPLWYSNVVGVWSESVNDVVFGWDSVPLYYQITKG
- a CDS encoding ABC transporter permease, whose amino-acid sequence is MLWYTGRRILQMIPVFFGATFLIYFMVFSLPGDPIAALYGDHPPSPGVLEQIRAQYNLDKPFIVQYLIYIGHFFQGDLGTTYSGRAVGDVMASAFPITFRLAMLALAFEAFFGIIVGLIAGLRKGKWFDASALVVSLLLISVPTFVVGFILRLVFGVQLGWFRTTVSGAAPWGELVLPAIVLASVSFAYIVRLTRASVADNLNADFVRTATAKGLSRRRVVTVHVLRNSLVPVVTFLGVDLGSLMVGAIVTEGIFNINGVGGTVFKAIRLGESTTVVSFIAVMVVIFVVANLLVDLLYAALDPRIRYAK
- a CDS encoding ABC transporter permease, with protein sequence MPNKPGQAHFVAALEDTPVAAVDRLDENEKARSTWADAWDSMRRRPTFWISAALILLIVVVALFPTLFTQVDPRQCVLGNSNGDPEAGHPFGFNRQGCDVYSRTIWGTQASLTVGLLAASIVTLFGIIVGALAGYYGGWLDAIVSRIGDIFFAIPTVLGAIVLMSVLPTATPTSVAFVLSVFAWPQIARIMRGAVLSASNSDYVMASTALGVSKFRILLRHVVPNAIAPVIVIATVSLGTFIVAEATLSFLGIGLPPSVMSWGNDIGTAQTSIVTSPQVLLYPAAALSITVLAFLMLGDILRDALDPTARATR
- a CDS encoding ABC transporter ATP-binding protein; translation: MSQTLLDTIPEGIENEEQPLLQIRNLEVAFRTQRGLVPAVRGVDLTLYAGQTLAIVGESGSGKTTTAQAIIDLLPGAGKVTGGQVLFEGRDLTKLNAKEIQAVRGNLIGYVPQDPMSNLNPVWNIGFQVEEAIKANGLAQGKEARARTIQVLQEAGLSDAADRLKQYPHQFSGGMRQRVLIGIGLSARPKLLIADEPTSALDVTVQRQILDHLGTLTRDYGTSVLFITHDLGLAAERAEQLVVMYKGRVVESGPSQEILANPQHPYTQRLVSAAPSLASRRIQSAKHSGSDDAEIFGGGSLDDTLVARAAERENAAPVKDLISVKDISKVYRIRKKGLRTDELRAVDGVSFGIQKGTTTALVGESGSGKSTVAKLILQLESITSGAIEFDGQDVAGLKGKDLLKFRRRVQPVFQDPYGSLDPQYNVGNTIAEPLLAHGVGTSKERQDRVKELLEQVSLPWASRYRYPSELSGGQRQRIAIARALALKPDVLVLDEAVSALDVLVQGQVLNLLTELQTELGLTYLFITHDLAVVRLVADNVCVMQKGRIVEAASTDDVFDSPKQAYTQELLAAIPGGNFEFGR
- a CDS encoding PH domain-containing protein; protein product: MQKAARGRPAGVTLRARASVLVGIALLALAALLLADALLRGRWDVAVLSLPALGLVACLAVEVFLRPGIRVHHGGITVINPLHTVEVPWSQVAGVTTRFLVSIETVGGGRIRSWGAPSAARSRPTRARSVDSTDADAGGWLRPSSPHRVIESYVAQFGSSALPAVVGAPGAAPRRRWHTTTAGVAGALVLVAVFQLLIGG
- a CDS encoding ABC transporter permease, which codes for MVFYTLRRFVNYFILSAIATCLAYVVASLALDPAAKYYGRNPQPSAHVIESILNGLGVNPDVPVLVRLWNWIVNLVTQGSLGETVGGKSVVAEIVTRSGVSLQLLLLGSIIGAILGVVLGVWGAVKQYSLSDQTVTYGSYLVFATPTFVIGVLLMIGATVLNGVVGQQLITFTGSYSAGLTGSWWDLLVDRGVHLLLPTIALVLTGAASYSRYQRSVMLDVLASDYIRTARSKGRSRNSALVRHGVRVALIPMSTFFAYSFGTLVSGSIMLEIVFSFHGMGEFTLQAITQSDINAVAGSTLFLAVLVLFSSTLSEILYAALDPRVRN
- a CDS encoding ABC transporter permease codes for the protein MSIVEGASATLVTGPEPEATPVALARKPLSRGRLIWNRLVHTPRFWIGAVAMAFIVLWAVFGPMLYPVDAFSRDPLNMGMGPTQLHWFGTNNIGQDIYAQTLIGLQKSLVIGLIAGPLGTLIAAVVGSVAGYVGGLVDGVLVWLINLLLVLPSFILLVILSPLFEDLSWVFLTVFLAGFSWMIMAQVIRSQTRSLRGRDFVKAARYMGVPMPTILARHIIPNVASLLIIDATLGVVAMIMAETSLSYFGFGIRAPDVSLGTLLSEGTAAAVTRPWLFVFPAGVLIATLFAVSLIGDALRDAVDPTSGVNRD
- a CDS encoding ABC transporter ATP-binding protein, which translates into the protein MTDFLTAAADAGRVSGRTPLLRVRNLSVTFPQRSGPAVNAVRGISYDVHEGEFLGIVGESGSGKSVSSLALMGLLPSSAQVSGSIDFDGHKLLEMNDRQLSGLRGRDLSMIFQDPLSALTPVYTVGDQIAEALLLHDAALSKQAARARAVELLKVVGIPAPERRAKAFPHEFSGGMRQRAMIAMSIANDPKLIVADEPTTALDVTIQAQILEVLEKAKELTGAAVVLITHDLGVVAGHADRIAVMYAGNLVENGSTADVFSEPHMPYSIGLLRSVPNMQTAGTQRLVPLEGRPPSLTALPPGCPFAARCPIALDVCSEVEPLLAVHGESAADVAVPGLELAPDPTLDGHVAACHRAGEIASGRLTRADVFPRPAPLEMQHAATRETQVPVLTVTGLKRHFPLTNGGLFSRRIGTVRAVDGVSFSIQPGQTLGLVGESGCGKSTTILEILEMTTPQAGQILIDGTDIGTASRAERLKLRKDVQIVFQDPMAAIDPRLPIGEVIGEPLTVHGVGRAERRARVQELLDLVGLDPQMADRYPHEFSGGQRQRIGIARALATNPRLVVLDEPVSALDVSIQAGVINLLEDLKEQLGLSYLFVAHDLAIVRQIADTVAVMYLGRIVEYGPVAEVFSHPRHPYTQALISAAPIPDPEIERSRTRVLLEGDLPSPTEEITGCNFRTRCPLYRLLDPAAQSLCATDDPPLVTHDGVDAACHHVDRNQIVDSALALTP